The window GAGGTGATCGTCACGCCAGAGGGCGGGGAGCCGGTCCAGATCGGTAAGGGAGATCTCGTCACCTTTCCCGTTGGAATGACCTGTACCTGGGAGATCCGACGACCCGTCAAGAAGCATTACCGGTTTGACTGACCTGACCGCCATCACAAGAGAGAACCTGCATGGCGCGCATCCTGGCCATCGGCACTGCGACGATTGACCTCATCTTTACCCTCACGCACTACCCCGATGAGGATGCCGAAATCCGCGCCAAGGGGCTTCGCCCCAGCCATGGCGGTAACGCCGCCAATACCCTGGTTGTCCTCAGCCAACTGGGCCATGCGTGCGCCTTTGGCGGCGTGGTGGCGGATGACCCGGAAGCCGCCCCAATCCGTGAGCGCTTAGCCCGCCACCAGATCGACCTTACCGCCTGCCGCCATATTCGCGGCCGATCGCCGACCTCGTGTGTCCTGCTGAGTCTCAAAGGGGGCACACGCACCATCGTGCACTATCGAGACCTGCCGGAGTACGGGGATGACGAGTTCAGGCGAATTGATCTGACGCCGTTTGACTGGGTCCATTTCGAGGGTCGAGACGGTTCGGAGACAGCCCGTATGATT of the Candidatus Methylomirabilota bacterium genome contains:
- a CDS encoding ketohexokinase; translated protein: MARILAIGTATIDLIFTLTHYPDEDAEIRAKGLRPSHGGNAANTLVVLSQLGHACAFGGVVADDPEAAPIRERLARHQIDLTACRHIRGRSPTSCVLLSLKGGTRTIVHYRDLPEYGDDEFRRIDLTPFDWVHFEGRDGSETARMIRRLRETRPALPCSVEVEKPRPGIEAVFADVRVLVFSRVYANYLGFDAPHALLFEMREQAPQADLILSWGKEGAYGLDRRGAIYHSPAYPPIEVKDTLGAGDTFNAGLIDAYLRGFGLAEALSRACRLAGKKCGQIGLEGLGGEAC